The proteins below are encoded in one region of Pseudomonas sp. SCB32:
- the yjgA gene encoding ribosome biogenesis factor YjgA — translation MAEIHDDDSLFEEKSKTQVKRELHALQDLGERLTTLKPDLLDRMPLTDPLRRALDEAPKHKANAAKKRHRQFIGKLMRDQDIDAIVALLDQVDTSTRQYNERFHALERWRDHLITGGDAALAAFFGEYPESDRQHLLQLIRHAQHEAAHNKPPAAARKIFKYIRELDELKRGLR, via the coding sequence ATGGCTGAAATTCACGATGACGACTCGCTCTTCGAAGAGAAGAGCAAGACGCAAGTCAAACGCGAGCTGCACGCCCTGCAGGACCTCGGCGAGCGCCTGACGACGCTCAAGCCGGACCTGCTGGACCGCATGCCGCTCACCGATCCGCTGCGCCGCGCACTGGACGAAGCACCCAAGCACAAGGCCAACGCCGCCAAGAAGCGCCACCGGCAGTTCATCGGCAAGCTGATGCGCGACCAGGACATCGACGCCATCGTCGCGCTGCTGGATCAGGTAGACACCTCGACCCGCCAGTACAACGAACGCTTCCACGCCCTGGAGCGCTGGCGCGACCACCTGATCACCGGCGGTGACGCGGCGCTCGCCGCGTTCTTCGGCGAATACCCGGAAAGCGACCGCCAGCACCTGCTGCAGCTGATCCGCCACGCCCAGCACGAGGCCGCTCACAACAAGCCTCCGGCAGCGGCGCGGAAGATCTTCAAGTACATTCGCGAACTGGACGAGCTCAAACGCGGTCTGCGCTGA
- the tldD gene encoding metalloprotease TldD, with protein MSELLSSVSQHLLAPGGLDIERLLPVLHELSGPGIDAADLYFQSQISESWMLEDGIVKEGSFNMDQGVGVRAQSGEKTGFAYSNAITHEALIQAARAARSISRAGQNGKVQAFSAVVPQRLYSGENPLDVLSRAEKVELLQKIDVATRGLDPRIQQVTVSLAGVWDQVLVAATDGSLAADIRPLVRFNVSVIVEQNGRRERGGHGGGGRTDYRYFLQEDRAMSYAREALRQALVNLEAVPAPAGSLPVVMGAGWSGVLLHEAVGHGLEGDFNRKGSSAYSGHMGEKVASSLCTIVDDGTLAGRRGSLSVDDEGTPTHCNVLIENGILKGYMQDKLNARLMGVARTGNGRRESYAHLPMPRMTNTYMLAGQSEPEEIIASVERGIYCANLGGGQVDITSGKFVFATSEAYLIENGKITRPVKGATLIGNGPEVMSRVSMVGNDLALDSGVGTCGKDGQSVPVGVGQPTLKIDAITVGGTGA; from the coding sequence ATGAGCGAATTGTTGTCATCCGTCAGCCAGCACCTGCTGGCCCCCGGTGGTCTGGACATCGAACGGTTGTTGCCGGTGCTGCATGAGCTCAGCGGCCCGGGTATCGATGCGGCCGACCTGTACTTCCAGAGCCAGATCTCCGAGTCCTGGATGCTCGAGGACGGCATCGTCAAGGAAGGCAGCTTCAACATGGACCAGGGCGTTGGTGTACGTGCGCAGTCCGGTGAGAAGACCGGTTTTGCCTACAGCAATGCGATCACCCATGAGGCGCTGATCCAGGCCGCCCGCGCTGCGCGCTCGATTTCCCGTGCTGGCCAGAATGGCAAGGTGCAGGCGTTCAGTGCCGTGGTGCCGCAACGCCTGTACTCCGGTGAGAATCCGCTGGACGTCCTCAGCCGCGCAGAGAAAGTGGAACTGCTGCAGAAGATCGACGTGGCGACCCGTGGCCTCGATCCGCGTATCCAGCAGGTTACCGTGAGCCTCGCCGGTGTCTGGGACCAGGTGCTGGTTGCCGCAACGGACGGCTCGCTGGCAGCGGACATCCGCCCGCTGGTGCGCTTCAACGTCAGCGTCATCGTCGAGCAGAACGGCCGTCGTGAACGTGGCGGCCACGGTGGTGGCGGACGCACTGACTACCGCTATTTCCTCCAGGAAGACCGTGCCATGAGCTACGCCCGTGAGGCGCTGCGCCAGGCACTGGTGAACCTCGAGGCCGTTCCCGCGCCTGCTGGCAGCCTGCCGGTGGTGATGGGCGCCGGCTGGTCTGGCGTGCTGCTCCACGAGGCGGTGGGCCACGGTCTGGAAGGCGACTTCAACCGCAAGGGCAGCTCAGCCTACAGCGGCCACATGGGCGAGAAGGTCGCTTCCAGCCTGTGCACCATCGTCGACGACGGTACCCTGGCCGGCCGTCGTGGTTCGCTGTCGGTGGACGACGAAGGCACGCCGACCCACTGCAACGTGCTGATCGAGAACGGCATCCTCAAGGGCTACATGCAGGACAAGCTCAACGCCCGTCTGATGGGCGTGGCGCGTACCGGCAACGGCCGTCGCGAGTCCTACGCGCACCTGCCGATGCCGCGCATGACCAACACCTACATGCTGGCCGGGCAGAGCGAGCCGGAAGAGATCATCGCCAGCGTCGAGCGTGGTATCTACTGCGCCAACCTGGGCGGCGGCCAGGTGGACATCACCAGTGGCAAGTTCGTCTTCGCCACCAGCGAGGCCTACCTGATCGAGAACGGCAAGATCACCCGCCCGGTGAAGGGCGCGACCCTGATCGGTAACGGTCCGGAAGTGATGAGCCGGGTGTCCATGGTCGGTAACGACCTGGCGCTGGACAGCGGCGTTGGCACCTGCGGCAAGGACGGTCAGTCCGTGCCGGTCGGTGTCGGTCAGCCGACCCTGAAGATCGACGCGATCACCGTCGGCGGCACGGGCGCCTGA
- a CDS encoding carbon-nitrogen hydrolase family protein, whose amino-acid sequence MSIAVIQMVSQDDVLANLAAARRLLEQAARDGARLAVLPENFAAMGRRDLADLGRAEAQGHGPILPWLKSTARDLRLWIVGGTLPLPPAGQPEAKANACSLLIDDQGEIAARYDKLHLFDVDVADARGRYRESDDYAFGQRVVVADTPVGRLGLTVCYDLRFPELYTALREAGAELISAPAAFTAVTGAAHWEVLIRARAIETQCYLLAAGQGGSHPKGRETWGQSAIVDPWGRILAEQGKGEAVLLAERDSEEQAAVRQRMPIARHRRFFPPVEPRPARTE is encoded by the coding sequence ATGTCCATCGCAGTCATTCAGATGGTCAGCCAGGACGATGTCCTGGCTAATCTTGCCGCCGCCCGTCGCCTGCTCGAACAGGCCGCACGGGATGGAGCGCGCCTCGCCGTCCTGCCGGAAAACTTTGCCGCCATGGGCCGTCGCGATCTTGCTGATCTCGGCCGTGCCGAGGCGCAAGGACATGGGCCGATCCTGCCCTGGTTGAAAAGCACCGCCCGCGACCTCAGGTTGTGGATAGTCGGCGGAACCCTGCCGCTGCCGCCAGCCGGCCAGCCGGAGGCCAAGGCCAATGCCTGCTCGCTGTTGATCGACGATCAGGGCGAGATAGCGGCGCGCTACGACAAGCTGCACCTGTTCGACGTGGATGTCGCCGACGCGCGTGGCCGCTATCGCGAGTCGGATGACTACGCCTTCGGCCAGCGCGTGGTGGTGGCTGACACGCCAGTCGGGCGCCTGGGGCTGACGGTCTGCTATGACCTGCGCTTCCCTGAACTCTATACCGCGCTGCGCGAGGCCGGTGCGGAACTGATCAGTGCACCGGCGGCCTTCACCGCGGTGACCGGCGCGGCACATTGGGAAGTACTGATTCGCGCCCGCGCCATCGAGACACAGTGCTACCTGCTGGCAGCCGGGCAAGGCGGCAGCCATCCCAAGGGGCGGGAAACCTGGGGGCAGTCGGCCATCGTCGACCCCTGGGGGCGTATCCTGGCCGAGCAGGGCAAGGGCGAGGCCGTATTGCTGGCCGAGCGCGACAGCGAGGAACAGGCGGCGGTCCGGCAGCGTATGCCGATTGCCCGGCACAGACGATTTTTCCCGCCGGTCGAACCGCGACCGGCGCGCACGGAGTAG